From a single Triplophysa rosa linkage group LG1, Trosa_1v2, whole genome shotgun sequence genomic region:
- the LOC130556954 gene encoding transmembrane channel-like protein 3 has product MSDMTEPATITRPLISSKRHKSIRKNSRRIYSPYQDENGPSDDEDKDGERVDSNDPEELFQNIQLQKEIIANIRTKPWPIRRKLKVLKQAREIVLKFEGRLTRTRGYQAAGADLLKKISRVLYNVVVLFIPWEMRIKKIESHFGSGVASYFIFLRWLFGINIVLTILTGAFIVLPELLAGAPFGTIRSKTIPKEHLSSAQDLDTIWSLGGYLQYSVLFYGYYGNVRKIGSAGYRLPLAYFLVGMAVFAYSFITLLRKMAKNSRMSLAGASDENFTFCWRVFCAWDYLIGNPEAAESKGAAIINSIREAIVEEQEKKKDTSLAVLISLRILANILVLLSLAGSIYIIYFVVDRSQKLEQEKPELTLWEKNEVSVVVSLITMIAPSAFELVSQLEMYHPRTSLRFQLARVLVLYLGNLYSLIIALLDKVNIMSSAIPVAPGNVSSTSYLATISQPTEDNLSTIVPDITERQNSTLTMTLLDLNNSVTTIKSTASYGQPMRMQSLLNQTVIYEYNTRSQQDPCWETYVGQEMLKLSIIDMIFTVASILLIDFIRGLVVRYLSDCCCWDLESKFPEYGEFKIAENVLHLIYNQGMIWMGAFFSPCLPAFNVLKLIGLMYLRSWAVLTCNVPHQQVFRASRSNNFYLAMLLFMLFLCMLPTIFAIVRYRPSQYCGPFSGQEKIYDIISETFANDFPLWFSKVMSYVTSPVVVLPALLLLFMLIYYLQSIARSLKVTNSQLRLQLQSERTDDKKKVFKLAAGRLQAPEGADKKPEQESDITSMESSARSTSPTRPNGSVVNFESPVRHGNSIRTITQSASRADVSRAAGAARSPGAPVRQKHKAEHVPNRHSGYLGGSGSSCRSKSYHHMAYNPSTRYAESIHSDPLFRKTLRPMHTEPGVIMAQSYAGRRAHTTRYVIVNEHEARKKMRSTVRLPRHYRLADEPAEIVELYPRNVKRYIPRTPHRSHQPHLSEEEEEEEEEDPKSSTRRGSIRQSQRPRSLSDLHQSARFYIGDTVDSQVSMEQGLYGDEEDDDQDEDWVNDSAHLCSQTNIPESTCRYGEPHVKSKSKHKVEPSLTESDSASLASSSDQQNSSTDQYIQIIHNKEKYLKPGTKLTKKKSKNSVKLNVSASNDLVCSNV; this is encoded by the exons ATGAGTGACATGACCGAACCGGCCACTATAACCAGACCCCTGATATCCTCCAAACGCCACAAAAGCATAAGGAAGAATTCCAGAAGGATTTATTCCCCATACCAGGACGAAAACGG ACCGTCTGATGATGAGGATAAAGATGGAGAGCGGGTGGACAGTAATGATCCAGAGGAGCTGTTCCAGAACATTCAGCTTCAGAAGGAGATCATCGCCAACATCCGAACCAAACCCTGGCCGATACGACGCAAGCTGAAAGTGCTGAA GCAAGCTAGAGAGATTGTCCTGAAGTTTGAAGGCAGACTGACCAGGACGCGAGGTTACCAGGCGGCCGGTGCTGAT TTGCTGAAGAAGATTTCAAGAGTTTTATATAACGTTGTTGTTCTCTTTATACCGTGGGAGATGAGGATAAAAAAGATTGAAA GTCACTTTGGATCAGGTGTGGCCTCTTACTTCATATTCCTCCGATGGCTGTTTGGCATCAATATTGTTCTCACTATTTTGACCGGAGCCTTTATCGTACTGCCCGAG CTTCTGGCTGGCGCTCCGTTCGGTACCATTCGCAGCAAGACCATTCCCAAAGAGCACCTCTCTTCTGCGCAGGACCTGGACACCATCTGGTCATTGGGG GGCTATCTACAGTACTCTGTACTTTTCTACGGCTACTACGGCAACGTGCGTAAAATCGGCAGCGCTGGCTACAGACTACCATTGGCCTATTTTCTGGTTGGAATGGCAGTTTTTGCCTACAGTTTCATCACTTTGTTAAGAAA AATGGCTAAAAACTCCCGCATGAGTTTAGCGGGAGCTTCTGATGAGAACTTCACCTTCTGCTGGCGGGTCTTCTGCGCGTGGGACTATCTGATCGGAAATCCAGAAGCGGCGGAGAGCAAAGGAGCAGCTATAATCAACAGCATCAGG GAAGCCATCGTAGAAGAGCAGGAGAAGAAGAAAGACACAAGCCT AGCCGTACTGATCAGTCTGAGGATTCTGGCAAACATTTTGGTCCTCTTGTCTTTGGCTGGCAGcatttacatcatttacttTGTGGTGGATCGTTCTCAGAAACTGGAGCAGGAGAAACCAGAGTTAACGCTGTGGGAGAAGAATGAG GTCAGTGTGGTTGTGTCTCTCATCACAATGATCGCACCTTCAGCTTTCGAGCTGGTCTCACAGTTGGAGATGTACCACCCCAGAACAAGCCTCCGCTTCCAGCTCGCCAG agtaCTGGTGTTGTATCTTGGAAACCTGTACAGTTTGATTATTGCACTTTTGGACAAGGTCAACATCATGAGCTCTGCT ATTCCTGTGGCTCCAGGAAATGTGTCTTCAACATCATACCTAGCGACCATCTCCCAACCCACTGAGGACAACCTGTCCACCATCGTCCCAGATATCACCGAGCGTCAGAACAGCACTCTTACCATGACGCTTTTGGATCTTAACAACAGCGTTACCACTATCAAAAGCACCGCGTCCTACGGACAGCCAATGAGAATGCAGTCTCTGCTGAACCAGACCGTCATCTACGAGTACAACACCAGATCACAGCAAGACCCCTGCTGGGAAACATATGTCGGTCAG GAGATGTTGAAGCTCTCCATCATTGATATGATCTTCACGGTGGCGAGTATCCTGCTCATCGATTTCATCCGAGGGCTGGTGGTGCGATATTTAAGCGACTGCTGCTGTTGGGATTTGGAGAGCAAGTTT cCTGAATATGGTGAATTTAAAATAGCCGAAAACGTTCTTCATCTGATATACAACCAAGGAATGATATG GATGGGAGCGTTCTTTTCACCCTGTCTGCCCGCCTTTAACGTCCTGAAGCTCATCGGTTTGATGTACCTGCGCAGCTGGGCCGTGCTGACCTGTAACGTTCCTCATCAGCAGGTCTTCAGGGCCTCCAG ATCGAATAATTTCTACCTGGCGATGCTTCTCTTCATGCTCTTTCTGTGCATGCTGCCCACCATCTTTGCCATCGTGAGGTACAGGCCGTCACAGTACTGCGGACCTTTCag TGGTCAGGAGAAGATTTACGACATCATCTCCGAGACCTTTGCCAATGACTTTCCTCTTTGGTTCAGTAAAGTGATGAGCTACGTCACCAGTCCTGTGGTGGTCCTGCCTGCGTTGCTTCTGCTGTT TATGCTGATCTACTACCTTCAGTCCATCGCTAGATCCCTCAAAGTCACCAACAGCCAGCTGAGACTGCAGCTCCAGTCC gAGCGCACAGACGACAAGAAGAAAGTTTTTAAGCTAGCTGCAG GGCGTCTGCAGGCGCCCGAGGGCGCCGATAAAAAGCCAGAACAGGAAAGTGACATCACGAGCATGGAGTCCTCCGCCCGGTCCACCTCCCCCACGCGCCCCAACGGCAGCGTCGTCAACTTTGAATCTCCCGTTCGCCATGGCAACAGCATCCGGACCATCACCCAGTCGGCATCGCGGGCAGACGTCTCCAGGGCTGCGGGGGCGGCGCGGAGCCCAGGTGCCCCCGTGCGACAGAAACACAAAGCGGAGCACGTTCCCAATAG GCACTCTGGATACTTGGGTGGCAGCGGCAGTTCCTGTCGCTCAAAATCCTACCACCACATGGCCTACAACCCTAGTACAAGGTATGCCGAGAGCATCCACTCAGATCCGCTGTTTCGGAAGACCCTCCGACCCATGCACACGGAGCCCGGCGTGATCATGGCCCAGAGCTACGCGGGCCGCCGGGCTCACACGACACGCTACGTCATCGTCAACGAACATGAAGCTCGGAAGAAGATGCGCTCCACCGTGCGCCTGCCGAGACATTACCGCCTAGCGGATGAACCTGCGGAGATCGTTGAGCTGTACCCGCGTAACGTTAAGCGTTACATTCCTCGCACCCCTCACCGGAGCCACCAGCCACACCTCagtgaggaggaagaggaggaggaggaagaagacCCTAAGAGCAGTACCAGGAGGGGATCGATCCGACAGTCGCAACGTCCCCGCTCTCTGTCAGACCTCCACCAAAGCGCAAGGTTCTACATCGGTGATACGGTGGACAGTCAGGTGTCTATGGAGCAAGGTTTATACGGTGATGAAGAAGACGACGATCAGGACGAGGACTGGGTAAATGACAGCGCTCACCTTTGCTCTCAAACAAACATCCCAGAGTCGACATGCAGATACGGCGAGCCGCACGTCAAGTCCAAGAGCAAGCATAAAGTGGAGCCCTCGCTGACCGAATCGGATTCGGCGTCGCTGGCGTCCAGCAGCGACCAGCAAAACAGCAGCACGGACCAGTACATCCAGATCATTCACAATAAAGAGAAGTACCTGAAGCCCGGCACCAAGCTGACCAAAAAGAAATCCAAGAACAGCGTTAAACTGAATGTGTCAGCTTCCAATGATCTCGTCTGCTCAAATGTTTGA